One Actinosynnema pretiosum DNA segment encodes these proteins:
- a CDS encoding site-specific integrase, producing the protein MAGKARENGEGSIYPYRNGYAAYVWVQTPSGRPTRKYVYGKTREIVHAKWVKLHGEAADGPVATSVPKLGPYLHNWLEEVIKPNSAPLTHSTYETFVRLHILPELGDKALNFPVRVGQQWMNKLARTCQCCAQGKDAKRAEDKRRCCAKGECCKGFLSLRSLNDVRACLRSALTHAMTEELLAKNVMKLVKVPRVSQRPRKRKAKRWTTEQAKSFLVSAREDDDPFYAGYVLVIAMAMRKGEVLGLPMGAADEDLGVLDIGYQLQRVRGQLLHRETKTEASEDTLPMPPIAATAIRLRRRQRLLDRQEADVAWHESGLLFTTRHGTPIEPRNFNRSWDRRCEKAGVPKITVHDGRRSCASLLAELNVHPRVVMRILRHANMKVTMEIYTEVSDDTTRKALQQLSESLDF; encoded by the coding sequence ATGGCCGGGAAAGCGCGGGAGAACGGCGAGGGGTCCATCTACCCCTACCGCAACGGTTACGCCGCTTACGTGTGGGTTCAGACGCCGTCAGGGCGACCAACCCGCAAGTACGTCTACGGCAAGACGCGGGAGATCGTCCACGCCAAGTGGGTCAAGCTCCACGGCGAGGCTGCGGACGGTCCGGTCGCCACGTCGGTGCCCAAGCTCGGGCCGTACCTGCACAACTGGTTGGAAGAGGTGATCAAGCCGAACTCGGCCCCGCTCACCCACTCCACCTACGAGACGTTCGTGCGCCTGCACATCCTCCCGGAGCTGGGCGACAAGGCGTTGAACTTCCCCGTCCGGGTCGGACAGCAGTGGATGAACAAGCTCGCCCGCACCTGCCAGTGCTGCGCCCAGGGCAAGGACGCCAAGCGCGCCGAGGACAAGCGGCGGTGCTGCGCGAAGGGCGAGTGCTGCAAGGGCTTCCTGAGCCTGCGCTCGCTCAACGACGTCCGGGCCTGCCTGCGGTCGGCGCTCACCCACGCCATGACCGAGGAACTGCTGGCCAAGAACGTCATGAAGCTGGTCAAGGTGCCACGGGTGAGCCAGCGACCCCGCAAGCGCAAGGCCAAGCGGTGGACGACCGAGCAGGCCAAGTCGTTCCTGGTCTCGGCGCGCGAGGACGATGACCCGTTCTACGCCGGGTACGTGCTGGTCATCGCGATGGCCATGCGCAAGGGCGAGGTCCTGGGCCTGCCGATGGGCGCCGCTGACGAGGACCTGGGCGTCCTGGACATCGGCTACCAGCTCCAGCGCGTCCGGGGGCAGCTCCTGCACCGCGAGACCAAGACGGAGGCGTCGGAGGACACCTTGCCCATGCCCCCGATCGCGGCCACGGCGATCAGGCTCCGCCGTCGGCAACGCCTCCTCGACCGCCAGGAGGCGGACGTGGCCTGGCACGAGAGCGGGCTGCTCTTCACCACCCGGCACGGCACCCCGATCGAGCCGCGCAACTTCAACCGGTCCTGGGACCGGCGTTGCGAGAAAGCCGGGGTGCCGAAGATCACCGTGCACGACGGCAGGCGGAGTTGCGCCTCACTGCTGGCGGAGCTGAACGTGCACCCTCGGGTGGTCATGCGCATTCTTCGCCACGCCAACATGAAGGTCACCATGGAGATCTACACCGAGGTGTCGGACGACACGACGCGAAAGGCGCTGCAACAGCTCAGCGAAAGCCTCGACTTCTGA
- a CDS encoding excisionase family DNA-binding protein: MSPKWYTVSQVAALLGYGLSKTKALVANGKIQSIKDGGSRRVMPEWVDDYIQRVTGTA; encoded by the coding sequence CTGTCGCCCAAGTGGTACACCGTCTCCCAGGTGGCGGCACTGCTGGGCTACGGCCTGTCCAAGACCAAAGCCTTGGTGGCCAACGGAAAGATCCAGTCCATCAAGGACGGTGGCAGCCGCCGCGTCATGCCCGAGTGGGTGGACGACTACATCCAGCGCGTCACCGGGACGGCCTGA
- a CDS encoding DUF3631 domain-containing protein: MTTTTAAALLDALHDALTRYVVLPRPEAADAITLWIAATHAQPAWAHAPRLVIRGPEKRCGKSRLLDVVEATSHDPFITVNSSSAAVYRSISEDPPTMLVDEADTIFGPKADGNEDLRGLLNAGHQRNRPAKRYDANTGTVESIPTFAMAALAGIGAMPDTIEDRAVVVRMRRRAPGENAAPYRHRRDRPGLREIAEQLYRWLRADLSALEEAEPAMPVEDRAADTWEPLVIVADHAGGTWPDRARAAVLALTAEAAEDDEGTPGVHLLRDCRAIFADSPAMPTSQLLLRLNADPEAPWRASGNAGLTGHRLGAMLREYRITSRNIRFPDGSQAKGYYRDDFADAWRRYCPILTPDEQDSAPGNTDNVTPFRNIHTGGAA, encoded by the coding sequence ATGACCACCACGACCGCCGCCGCCCTGCTGGACGCGCTGCACGACGCCCTCACCCGCTACGTGGTGCTGCCCCGGCCCGAGGCAGCCGACGCCATCACGCTCTGGATCGCCGCCACGCACGCCCAACCCGCGTGGGCGCACGCCCCGCGCCTGGTGATCCGTGGCCCGGAGAAGCGTTGCGGCAAAAGCAGGTTGCTCGACGTGGTGGAGGCCACCAGCCACGACCCGTTCATCACCGTCAACAGCTCCTCCGCCGCCGTCTACCGCTCGATCAGCGAGGACCCGCCCACCATGCTGGTGGACGAGGCCGACACCATCTTCGGCCCCAAGGCAGACGGCAACGAGGACCTGCGCGGGCTGCTCAACGCCGGGCACCAGCGCAACCGGCCCGCCAAGCGCTACGACGCCAACACCGGCACCGTCGAATCCATCCCCACCTTCGCCATGGCCGCGCTCGCCGGGATCGGCGCCATGCCCGACACCATCGAGGACCGCGCCGTGGTCGTGCGGATGCGCCGCCGCGCGCCCGGCGAGAACGCCGCGCCCTACCGCCACCGCCGCGACCGCCCCGGCCTGCGGGAGATCGCCGAACAGCTCTACCGGTGGCTCCGCGCCGACCTGTCCGCCCTGGAGGAAGCCGAACCCGCCATGCCCGTCGAAGACCGCGCCGCCGACACCTGGGAACCGCTCGTCATCGTCGCCGACCACGCCGGGGGCACCTGGCCCGACCGCGCCCGCGCCGCCGTGCTCGCCCTCACCGCTGAAGCCGCAGAGGACGACGAGGGCACCCCCGGTGTCCACCTGCTGCGCGACTGCCGCGCCATCTTCGCCGACTCCCCCGCCATGCCCACCTCGCAGCTGCTGCTGCGCCTCAACGCCGACCCGGAAGCCCCGTGGCGCGCTTCCGGAAACGCCGGGCTGACCGGGCACAGGCTGGGCGCGATGCTGCGCGAGTACCGCATCACCTCGCGCAACATCCGCTTCCCCGACGGCTCCCAGGCCAAGGGCTACTACCGCGACGACTTCGCGGACGCCTGGCGGCGCTACTGCCCGATCCTCACCCCGGACGAGCAGGACTCCGCGCCGGGCAACACCGACAACGTCACTCCGTTCCGGAACATCCACACGGGAGGTGCCGCGTGA
- a CDS encoding DNA cytosine methyltransferase: MTRPRLLDLFCCAGGASAGYHAAGFDVTGVDIEPQPHYPFPFIRADALTVDLDGYDVIAASPPCQRYCCATPADRRDDHPDLVAPIRERLRQAVATGTAWAYVIENVPGAPLLDPIRLCGDTLRLGVRRHRLFESNVPLRGTDCHHDRDAPAVPVYGTHGQRTRRKPRGQGRKPRGHVDQETSPHGGAEGGRTAMGIDWMPWDNLTQAIPPAYTTWIGTQLLIHPDRPATVTEATRTQTSPHRTGPLTDATGGLRHCHCGTALTRPATGRWPRHCSPACRQRAYRARSKEAS; the protein is encoded by the coding sequence ATGACCAGACCGAGACTGCTGGACCTGTTCTGCTGCGCCGGGGGCGCGTCCGCCGGGTACCACGCCGCCGGGTTCGACGTGACCGGCGTGGACATCGAACCCCAGCCGCACTACCCGTTCCCGTTCATCCGGGCCGACGCCCTCACCGTCGACCTGGACGGCTACGACGTGATCGCCGCGTCCCCGCCGTGTCAGCGCTACTGCTGCGCCACCCCGGCCGACCGCCGCGACGACCACCCCGACCTGGTCGCCCCGATCCGCGAACGCCTGCGGCAGGCCGTGGCCACCGGCACCGCGTGGGCCTACGTCATCGAGAACGTGCCCGGCGCACCGTTGCTGGACCCGATCCGGCTGTGCGGGGACACCCTCAGGTTGGGGGTGCGCCGACACCGGCTGTTCGAGTCCAACGTTCCCCTGCGCGGCACCGACTGCCACCACGACCGCGACGCCCCGGCTGTGCCGGTCTACGGCACCCACGGCCAGCGCACGAGACGGAAGCCCCGCGGGCAGGGACGAAAGCCCCGCGGGCACGTCGACCAGGAAACGTCACCCCACGGCGGTGCCGAGGGCGGGCGCACGGCGATGGGCATCGACTGGATGCCCTGGGACAACCTCACCCAGGCCATCCCACCCGCCTACACCACCTGGATCGGCACCCAACTGCTCATCCACCCCGACCGCCCCGCCACGGTGACGGAAGCGACCAGGACTCAAACGTCACCACACCGGACGGGACCGCTGACGGATGCCACCGGTGGATTGCGTCACTGCCACTGCGGCACCGCCCTCACCCGACCCGCCACCGGCCGGTGGCCACGGCACTGCTCCCCGGCCTGCCGCCAGCGCGCGTACCGCGCCCGCTCAAAGGAAGCCTCATGA
- a CDS encoding deazapurine DNA modification protein DpdA family protein, giving the protein MRARFLLGFHQPGALATAGVPLFVSDTRLRPYKTLPRAIAPWGLDSGGFTQLQKHGRWTVGPREYTARVRRYHDEIGHLEFAAIQDWMCEPVVISGGQAGRMHFAGTGLSVAEHQRRTVASAVQLREIAPDLPWLPVIQGYTADQYRHCIDLYEHVGIDLSAEPLVGIGSVCRRQGMEEAHQIVRTVRDHGVTRLHGFGVKTLGLRLFGDLLDSADSMAWSEDARRKKRPLCGSVHPRGAKNCANCLVWAKQWRARLLDHPSANFPSADLGAAA; this is encoded by the coding sequence GTGAGGGCCCGGTTCCTGCTGGGCTTCCACCAGCCCGGCGCGCTGGCCACCGCCGGAGTCCCGCTGTTCGTCTCCGACACCCGCCTACGCCCCTATAAGACCCTTCCCCGCGCGATCGCCCCGTGGGGCCTGGACTCCGGAGGCTTCACCCAACTCCAGAAGCACGGCCGCTGGACCGTCGGGCCGCGCGAGTACACGGCGCGGGTGCGCCGCTACCACGACGAGATCGGGCACCTGGAGTTCGCGGCCATCCAGGACTGGATGTGTGAACCCGTCGTCATCTCCGGCGGACAGGCCGGACGGATGCACTTCGCCGGGACCGGGCTGTCCGTGGCCGAACACCAGCGGCGCACCGTGGCCAGCGCGGTGCAGCTGCGCGAGATCGCCCCCGACCTGCCCTGGCTGCCGGTCATCCAGGGCTACACCGCCGACCAGTACCGCCACTGCATCGACCTCTACGAGCACGTCGGGATCGATCTGTCCGCCGAACCGCTCGTGGGGATCGGGTCGGTGTGCCGCCGCCAGGGCATGGAGGAAGCCCACCAGATCGTGCGCACCGTCCGCGACCACGGCGTGACCCGCCTGCACGGCTTCGGGGTCAAGACCCTGGGGCTGCGCCTGTTCGGCGACCTGCTCGACTCCGCCGACTCGATGGCCTGGTCCGAGGACGCCCGCCGCAAAAAGCGCCCGCTCTGCGGCAGCGTCCACCCGCGCGGGGCCAAGAACTGCGCCAACTGCCTGGTCTGGGCCAAGCAGTGGCGCGCCCGACTGCTCGACCACCCGTCCGCGAACTTCCCGTCCGCCGACCTGGGCGCCGCCGCATGA
- a CDS encoding bifunctional DNA primase/polymerase, with product MRHALDAAAEGLHVFPLRPGTKRPALHGLTHCPRTGPCAGGHLGWEQRATTDPDVVRRCWSAGPFNIGVATGPSSLVVVDLDTAKSPAEEVPDGWSRRGARDGRDVWRLLCSDAGHPQGHDTRQVITPSGGQHLYFRAPQGVRLRNTQGESGTTGLGWKVDTRAWGGYVVAVGSITPVGAYYRPDDTGAVATLPGWLVQRLSPRPRTARTAPIVSCSERVPAYVAAAVAGERDRVAQAPPGAHSSTLFVAGVALGQLVGGGELPAATAEDVLITAGLGIIGTPGCRCTEREITRTVRNGLRAGEARPRRGPTPDRRTA from the coding sequence ATGCGGCACGCACTCGACGCCGCCGCCGAAGGGCTGCACGTCTTCCCGCTGCGGCCGGGCACCAAGCGCCCCGCCCTGCACGGCCTGACCCACTGCCCGCGCACCGGCCCGTGCGCAGGCGGGCACCTCGGGTGGGAGCAGCGCGCCACCACCGACCCGGACGTCGTGCGCCGCTGCTGGTCGGCCGGGCCGTTCAACATCGGCGTGGCCACCGGCCCCAGCAGCCTGGTGGTGGTCGACCTGGACACCGCCAAGTCACCGGCCGAGGAGGTCCCGGACGGCTGGAGCCGCAGGGGGGCACGGGACGGGCGGGACGTGTGGCGGCTGCTGTGCTCCGACGCCGGACACCCCCAGGGCCACGACACCCGCCAGGTGATCACCCCCAGCGGCGGGCAGCACCTGTACTTCCGGGCGCCGCAGGGCGTGCGGCTGCGCAACACCCAGGGCGAGAGCGGCACGACCGGGCTGGGCTGGAAGGTGGACACCCGAGCCTGGGGCGGCTACGTGGTCGCGGTCGGTTCGATCACCCCGGTCGGGGCCTACTACCGCCCGGACGACACGGGCGCGGTCGCCACCCTGCCGGGCTGGTTGGTCCAGCGCCTGTCTCCCAGGCCACGTACGGCCCGCACAGCGCCGATCGTGAGCTGTTCTGAGCGGGTGCCCGCGTACGTCGCGGCAGCGGTGGCCGGTGAGCGCGACCGCGTCGCACAGGCCCCGCCAGGGGCGCACAGCAGCACGCTGTTCGTGGCCGGGGTCGCGCTCGGGCAGCTGGTGGGCGGGGGCGAACTCCCAGCGGCTACAGCAGAGGACGTCCTGATCACCGCAGGACTGGGCATCATCGGCACCCCCGGATGCCGCTGCACCGAACGCGAGATCACCCGCACCGTGCGCAATGGCCTGCGTGCCGGTGAGGCCCGTCCGCGCCGGGGGCCGACCCCGGACCGGCGGACGGCGTGA
- a CDS encoding P-loop NTPase family protein, giving the protein MNTAHDHEHDDDRPDNVVPLRPADRAAHTAPGVELEPVGVAGELLSPEESEALDRRLAAQRVRATAVAVARVVRTGATHERTRRVGRAVVRTTGYAVAGARIRRAERRARRLHLDLEQAITTLRVNAKGPEDFATLRELEETLEKRRTGTAERARARRIEILRCSGGVVVVLASGHVVLLGIAAVQAVVGAGSLTDRWQDIVDFWTTVAEASPVGGYWWAWALAGAGTWAARSIPVGRERGTLPMRALRDAPTPADGRDIIPDEGAVLTALRHLNGLPALRDAFKKGWGTTAEARWVQPPHRDGKGWRMQLLLPLGVPVEEIVKRKGVLAHNLVRVPVEVWPSEPKGQAGVLDLWVADPGALSGPVDPWPLLEEGTADYFAGVPIGFNIRGELVTGRLSEANWVAAGMMGSGKSTLIITLLAGAILDPLVMVDVFVLAENADYDPMAPRLRALRTGAGEEVVKACVDTLNDLYAELEVRGKALKEHGERAVTRELAAKDERLRPRIVVVDECQALFMDKEHGEAAADVAIKLISAARKYAVTLIFATPEPSTTSLPRKMMAVVSCKCCFAIGDHTSNDAVLGTGSHKSGITAVSLEPKTAEGPGDVGTAMARGVMAKPGLLRSCYLSGDDVAEVTERALKLYDGHAPLPSSDKEVRDLLGDVLGVLDDQPVTAAKVLAALKAAHPRHLPYQEMRDRMVLIKALAEQGVKVPSTAGAYNVDPNTVREQIVVRGTISDLSEEGADAAGEGAAAE; this is encoded by the coding sequence GTGAACACCGCCCACGACCACGAGCACGACGACGACCGCCCCGACAACGTGGTGCCGCTGCGCCCCGCCGACCGCGCCGCGCACACCGCGCCCGGTGTCGAGCTGGAGCCGGTGGGGGTTGCCGGGGAGCTGCTGTCCCCGGAGGAGTCCGAGGCGCTGGACCGCCGCCTTGCCGCGCAGCGCGTGCGCGCCACGGCGGTGGCGGTGGCGCGGGTGGTGCGCACCGGGGCCACCCACGAGCGCACCCGCCGGGTGGGCCGGGCCGTGGTGCGCACCACCGGGTACGCGGTGGCCGGGGCGCGCATCCGCCGCGCCGAGCGCCGCGCCCGCCGCCTGCACCTCGATCTGGAGCAGGCCATCACCACCCTGCGGGTCAACGCCAAGGGGCCGGAGGACTTCGCCACCCTGCGGGAGTTGGAGGAGACCCTGGAGAAGCGCCGCACCGGCACGGCCGAGCGCGCTCGGGCCCGCCGGATCGAGATCCTGCGCTGCTCCGGCGGGGTCGTGGTGGTCCTGGCCTCCGGGCACGTGGTGCTGCTGGGCATCGCCGCCGTGCAGGCCGTTGTCGGCGCGGGCTCGCTCACCGACCGGTGGCAGGACATCGTGGACTTCTGGACCACCGTGGCCGAGGCGTCCCCGGTCGGCGGCTACTGGTGGGCCTGGGCGCTGGCCGGTGCCGGGACCTGGGCGGCCCGCTCGATCCCGGTCGGCCGGGAGCGGGGCACCCTGCCGATGCGGGCGCTGCGCGACGCGCCCACCCCGGCGGACGGGCGCGACATCATCCCCGATGAGGGCGCGGTGCTGACCGCGCTGCGACACCTGAACGGGCTGCCCGCGCTGCGCGACGCGTTCAAGAAGGGCTGGGGCACCACGGCCGAGGCCCGCTGGGTGCAGCCGCCGCACCGCGACGGCAAGGGGTGGCGGATGCAGCTGCTGCTGCCGCTGGGCGTGCCCGTGGAGGAGATCGTCAAGCGCAAGGGCGTGCTCGCCCACAACCTCGTGCGCGTGCCGGTGGAGGTGTGGCCGTCCGAGCCCAAGGGGCAGGCCGGGGTGCTGGACCTGTGGGTGGCCGACCCCGGCGCCCTGTCCGGCCCGGTGGACCCGTGGCCGCTGCTGGAGGAGGGCACCGCCGACTACTTCGCCGGGGTGCCGATCGGGTTCAACATCCGGGGCGAGCTGGTCACCGGCCGGTTGTCCGAGGCCAACTGGGTGGCCGCCGGGATGATGGGATCGGGCAAGTCCACGCTCATCATCACGCTGCTGGCCGGGGCGATCCTGGACCCGCTGGTCATGGTGGATGTGTTCGTGCTGGCCGAGAACGCCGACTACGACCCGATGGCCCCGCGCCTGCGGGCCCTGCGCACCGGGGCCGGGGAGGAGGTCGTCAAGGCGTGCGTGGACACCCTGAACGACCTGTACGCGGAGCTGGAGGTGCGGGGCAAGGCGCTCAAGGAGCACGGCGAGCGCGCGGTCACCCGCGAACTCGCGGCCAAGGACGAGCGGCTGCGGCCCCGCATCGTGGTCGTGGACGAGTGCCAGGCGCTGTTCATGGACAAGGAGCACGGCGAGGCTGCTGCGGACGTGGCCATCAAGCTGATCTCCGCCGCCCGCAAGTACGCCGTCACCCTGATCTTCGCCACGCCTGAACCGTCCACGACCTCGTTGCCGCGCAAGATGATGGCGGTGGTCAGCTGCAAGTGCTGCTTTGCCATCGGCGACCACACCAGCAACGACGCGGTGCTGGGCACCGGGTCGCACAAGTCCGGTATCACGGCGGTGTCGCTGGAGCCCAAGACGGCCGAGGGGCCGGGCGACGTGGGCACCGCGATGGCGCGCGGGGTGATGGCCAAGCCCGGTCTGCTGCGCTCGTGCTACCTCAGCGGCGACGACGTCGCCGAGGTCACCGAGCGCGCCCTCAAGCTCTACGACGGTCACGCCCCCCTGCCCAGCAGCGACAAGGAGGTCCGGGACCTGCTCGGGGACGTGCTCGGTGTGCTGGATGACCAGCCCGTGACCGCAGCCAAGGTGCTGGCCGCGCTCAAGGCCGCGCACCCGCGCCACCTGCCCTACCAGGAGATGCGCGACCGCATGGTCCTGATCAAGGCGCTGGCCGAGCAGGGCGTCAAGGTGCCCAGCACGGCGGGCGCCTACAACGTCGACCCGAACACGGTGCGTGAACAGATCGTAGTGCGGGGGACCATTTCCGACCTCTCCGAAGAGGGCGCGGACGCTGCCGGTGAGGGCGCTGCGGCCGAGTGA
- a CDS encoding RapZ C-terminal domain-containing protein yields MITVLSFGYLHGPAPEAELTIDTRRFLRDPARVRSAGLLDSTGLNQVVRDMVMNTPGARDAATTAADFTAALVESGKPAVVAVGCAGGRHRSVALAEEIAKQLREVWDYPVTVRHLHIHLPRVLRDTTSETHSTGA; encoded by the coding sequence ATGATCACCGTGTTGTCGTTCGGCTACCTCCACGGCCCCGCCCCCGAGGCGGAACTCACCATCGACACCCGCCGCTTCCTGCGCGACCCGGCCCGCGTGCGTTCGGCCGGACTGCTCGACAGCACCGGGCTGAACCAGGTCGTGCGCGACATGGTCATGAACACCCCCGGCGCCCGCGACGCCGCCACCACAGCGGCGGACTTCACCGCCGCCCTGGTCGAGTCCGGCAAGCCCGCCGTCGTGGCGGTCGGGTGCGCAGGAGGGCGACACCGTTCCGTGGCGCTGGCAGAGGAGATCGCCAAGCAGCTGCGCGAGGTGTGGGACTACCCGGTCACCGTGCGGCACCTGCACATCCATCTGCCGCGCGTGCTGCGCGACACCACGAGCGAGACCCACAGCACCGGCGCCTGA
- a CDS encoding RRQRL motif-containing zinc-binding protein, protein MAGKRFSWVLTDSVPWATGPQYTRGTHDGLPLLSYGCAPKDKLATRRQLRALDLRPGGADPVAVLYVRHNGSGRVNFASLYLIERAVPVRPMTPGRWTALAKANLARRLCRRCGRDPLYVLPTSTRLCWPCFEIENTDQSQEAA, encoded by the coding sequence ATGGCCGGGAAGCGCTTCTCGTGGGTGCTCACCGACTCGGTGCCGTGGGCGACCGGCCCGCAGTACACCCGTGGCACGCACGACGGGCTGCCGCTACTGTCCTACGGCTGCGCCCCCAAGGACAAGCTCGCCACCCGCAGGCAGTTGCGGGCGCTGGACCTCAGGCCCGGCGGTGCGGATCCGGTCGCGGTGCTCTACGTGCGGCACAACGGGTCCGGGCGCGTCAACTTCGCATCGCTCTACCTGATCGAGCGGGCCGTGCCGGTGCGGCCGATGACGCCGGGCCGGTGGACCGCGCTGGCCAAGGCCAACCTCGCCCGGCGGCTGTGCCGCCGCTGCGGGCGGGACCCGCTCTACGTCCTGCCGACCAGCACCCGCCTGTGCTGGCCGTGCTTCGAGATCGAGAACACCGACCAGAGCCAGGAGGCAGCGTGA
- a CDS encoding Pycsar system effector family protein, whose translation MAEQNTTTQAEVVSAELFKRLDAAGAEAAAQVARGDSKSFPLLPFPTTFLLGAVALVKGTGVPLVAEMLLWASAGAMLVAVLTLLGAISPRLSRRAGWGLTCWAQHVDRPADLLAALGAVEISPEVLAEDVARLSERAVARYRLVQVAITATAVGLVLGAGALAVIAVAA comes from the coding sequence ATGGCCGAGCAGAACACCACGACGCAGGCCGAGGTCGTGTCGGCGGAGCTGTTCAAGCGGCTGGACGCGGCGGGGGCCGAGGCTGCGGCGCAGGTCGCCCGTGGCGACTCGAAGTCGTTCCCGCTGCTGCCGTTCCCCACGACGTTCCTGCTGGGCGCGGTCGCGCTGGTCAAGGGCACGGGCGTTCCACTGGTGGCCGAGATGCTGCTGTGGGCGTCGGCGGGCGCGATGCTGGTCGCGGTCCTGACCCTGCTGGGTGCCATCAGCCCCCGGTTGTCGCGGCGGGCCGGGTGGGGGCTGACCTGCTGGGCGCAGCACGTGGACCGCCCCGCTGACCTGCTGGCCGCGCTGGGCGCGGTGGAGATCTCGCCCGAGGTGCTGGCCGAGGACGTGGCCCGGTTGTCGGAGCGGGCGGTGGCCCGCTACCGCCTGGTGCAGGTGGCGATCACGGCCACGGCCGTGGGCCTGGTGCTGGGCGCCGGGGCGCTGGCCGTGATCGCGGTGGCGGCCTGA
- a CDS encoding GntR family transcriptional regulator, whose protein sequence is MSSENRLDDSMGYVVAQGEGERDAWAQATAGAQRSGGQRLREVAEVIAPVEVAEAFNLPVGATAVVRRRVMLLDGRPVELTDSYYPLALARGTRLAQARKISGGAPTLLRELGHEVRQVAEDVSARLTTDDEQELLGLARPMPVILLRRTSKTAVGVPVEVSVMTMLAEGRHLHYEFTVGGDDDAQTGR, encoded by the coding sequence TTGAGCAGCGAAAACAGGTTGGATGACTCGATGGGGTACGTGGTGGCACAGGGGGAGGGGGAGAGGGATGCGTGGGCGCAGGCAACGGCGGGTGCCCAGCGGTCCGGCGGGCAGCGATTGCGCGAGGTGGCCGAGGTGATTGCTCCGGTGGAGGTGGCGGAAGCGTTCAATCTGCCGGTTGGCGCCACTGCGGTGGTTCGTCGCCGGGTGATGCTGCTGGACGGGCGCCCAGTTGAGCTGACGGACTCCTACTACCCACTCGCGTTGGCGCGCGGTACGCGCTTGGCGCAGGCACGGAAGATCTCTGGCGGTGCGCCCACATTGCTGCGGGAGTTGGGGCATGAGGTGCGTCAGGTGGCCGAGGATGTGTCCGCGCGTCTAACGACCGATGACGAACAAGAGCTGCTGGGGCTGGCGAGGCCAATGCCCGTGATCCTGCTGCGTCGGACCTCCAAAACCGCTGTTGGAGTGCCGGTGGAGGTTAGCGTCATGACGATGCTCGCCGAAGGGCGGCACCTGCACTACGAGTTCACCGTGGGAGGTGACGACGATGCCCAGACGGGCCGATAG
- a CDS encoding GntR family transcriptional regulator codes for MPRRADSRPLHQQVAAALRAQIMSGDLAPGARLPSTSQLVETFGAANPTIQKAQAQLKDEGYLRSQPGKGVYVREREPFVVEAGNYFAPSPRGYAYQLLDVAEVVPPADVATALGLTEGERAVLRQRLMTRDGEPVELSYSYYPAHLAAGTPLAGRGKIRGGAPQVLAELGCPQREFADRLSARQPTTEEVELLDLPAEVPVIRQFRTIRTYGDRPVEVTVMVKGGHLYELLYRVEVSEG; via the coding sequence ATGCCCAGACGGGCCGATAGTCGACCGCTGCACCAACAGGTAGCCGCCGCGCTGCGCGCGCAGATCATGTCCGGTGACCTTGCGCCGGGTGCCCGGTTGCCCTCTACCTCGCAGCTCGTAGAGACTTTCGGGGCTGCCAATCCGACGATTCAAAAGGCGCAGGCGCAACTCAAGGACGAGGGCTACTTGCGTAGTCAACCCGGCAAGGGTGTCTACGTGCGCGAACGTGAGCCGTTCGTGGTGGAGGCGGGCAACTACTTCGCCCCCAGCCCTCGGGGCTATGCCTACCAACTTCTCGATGTCGCCGAGGTCGTCCCGCCCGCCGATGTGGCTACGGCCCTGGGGCTCACGGAGGGGGAGCGGGCGGTGTTGCGGCAACGGCTCATGACCCGAGACGGGGAGCCGGTTGAGCTGTCGTACTCCTACTATCCGGCACATCTTGCGGCAGGAACTCCGCTCGCTGGGCGAGGCAAGATTCGGGGTGGTGCGCCTCAGGTACTGGCTGAGCTTGGCTGTCCACAGCGAGAATTCGCGGATCGACTGTCAGCGCGTCAGCCCACCACTGAGGAAGTGGAGCTGCTGGACTTGCCTGCTGAGGTGCCCGTGATCCGCCAGTTCCGCACCATTCGTACCTACGGTGACCGACCGGTCGAAGTGACCGTGATGGTCAAAGGCGGACACCTTTACGAATTGCTCTACCGGGTAGAGGTCAGCGAGGGCTGA